From one Rhizobium lentis genomic stretch:
- a CDS encoding head-tail adaptor protein has protein sequence MTETKGAGRLRERLHFQRRQLVDDGFGNEQAGDWIIVFTTAAELRPLKGSEPVIASRLSGVQPFVIQIRSCIEARSVTTAWRAVDARNQSRIFNITSVANFDERNAYLDLMAVQGVAT, from the coding sequence ATGACAGAGACCAAAGGCGCTGGTAGGCTTCGAGAGAGGCTGCACTTCCAAAGGCGCCAACTCGTCGACGACGGGTTTGGCAACGAGCAGGCCGGTGATTGGATCATAGTCTTCACGACTGCGGCCGAACTGAGGCCTTTGAAGGGAAGCGAGCCAGTCATAGCCTCTCGTCTGTCTGGTGTGCAGCCGTTCGTCATACAGATCCGCAGCTGCATCGAGGCGAGGAGCGTCACCACAGCGTGGCGAGCCGTTGACGCGCGCAACCAATCGCGCATTTTCAACATCACGTCTGTGGCGAACTTCGACGAGAGGAACGCCTATCTAGACTTGATGGCGGTGCAAGGAGTTGCGACGTAG
- a CDS encoding HK97-gp10 family putative phage morphogenesis protein, whose translation MAITAELKGREALMRRLNQLAPNVEKYAASAKLEAAKEVADAIQARAPRGDTLEYAESIEGDRLSSRPQQETVGTTATKDPSAAGIFAEYIWRFLEFGTAPHSTAKGGGTVLGKKLAAASGAGMHPGTAAQPHIFPTYRAMKPAIRKRIRAAVNKAVREAMGK comes from the coding sequence GTGGCTATCACAGCGGAGCTAAAGGGGCGCGAGGCACTCATGCGGCGCCTGAACCAACTGGCGCCGAACGTTGAGAAATATGCCGCAAGCGCAAAGCTTGAGGCGGCCAAGGAAGTTGCTGATGCCATTCAGGCGCGGGCTCCTCGCGGCGATACGCTGGAATATGCGGAAAGCATAGAAGGCGATCGTCTGTCGAGCCGGCCTCAGCAAGAAACCGTCGGCACAACCGCCACCAAAGATCCGTCGGCGGCCGGCATCTTTGCGGAATACATCTGGCGTTTCCTCGAGTTCGGAACGGCTCCGCACAGCACAGCAAAGGGCGGCGGCACAGTGCTCGGTAAGAAGCTTGCCGCAGCATCGGGCGCCGGTATGCATCCAGGCACCGCGGCCCAGCCTCACATCTTTCCGACTTATCGCGCCATGAAGCCGGCAATTCGCAAGCGAATTCGCGCGGCCGTCAACAAAGCTGTGCGCGAGGCCATGGGCAAATAG
- a CDS encoding DUF3168 domain-containing protein → MASPDLELQGSIVARLKADATLSALIGSRVYDQPPEGAIFPYFTIGEAQFLRDDATCVSGGQVYLTMHAWSRAVGFPEVKRIADAVAESLHLAPLTLATNHLISINHRQTRVFRDADGLTSHAVIEFVARVEKPTA, encoded by the coding sequence ATGGCAAGCCCAGATCTGGAACTGCAGGGCTCTATAGTGGCGCGATTGAAGGCTGACGCCACCCTTTCGGCGCTTATAGGCTCGCGTGTCTATGACCAGCCGCCGGAAGGCGCGATTTTCCCATATTTCACGATCGGCGAGGCGCAATTCCTTCGTGATGATGCAACTTGCGTCAGCGGCGGCCAAGTCTATCTGACGATGCACGCGTGGTCGCGTGCCGTCGGCTTCCCAGAGGTCAAGCGGATCGCTGATGCAGTTGCCGAAAGCCTGCACCTCGCACCACTGACGCTGGCCACCAATCATCTGATTTCGATCAATCACCGTCAGACGCGCGTTTTCCGCGACGCCGACGGCCTCACTTCGCACGCAGTCATCGAATTCGTTGCCCGCGTCGAGAAGCCAACTGCGTAG
- a CDS encoding phage tail tube protein produces the protein MALVGQVLGRTLLIQIGDGGSPTEVFTNLCGLKTRSFNLSAGEVDTTIPDCANPGNVVQKTSRPGIANRTFTGSGAYVAGANMSAFMTHVINATAFNAKVIVPGLGTFSGSWFVTDFTASGDVEPNMEFSATFTAGDTLTFAPEV, from the coding sequence ATGGCATTAGTCGGTCAGGTACTTGGACGTACCCTGCTCATTCAAATCGGTGACGGCGGCTCCCCGACGGAAGTATTCACCAACCTTTGCGGCCTCAAAACCCGCAGCTTCAACCTCTCGGCGGGCGAAGTCGACACGACCATTCCGGATTGCGCCAATCCTGGCAACGTCGTTCAGAAGACGAGCCGCCCGGGAATTGCAAATCGCACGTTCACGGGATCTGGGGCTTACGTCGCCGGCGCCAACATGTCGGCGTTCATGACGCATGTCATCAACGCGACCGCATTCAACGCGAAGGTGATCGTGCCCGGTCTCGGAACCTTCTCGGGCTCGTGGTTTGTGACCGATTTCACCGCGTCTGGTGACGTCGAGCCGAACATGGAATTCTCCGCGACCTTCACCGCCGGTGACACGCTCACCTTCGCGCCTGAAGTCTAA
- a CDS encoding phage tail assembly chaperone yields MRIGIGGLKWRPADFWDATLTEFFDGIEGHNEAQGVDEQNTDAPSDRELEALVAKYG; encoded by the coding sequence ATGAGGATCGGCATCGGCGGCCTCAAATGGCGGCCTGCGGATTTTTGGGATGCCACGCTCACCGAATTCTTCGATGGGATCGAAGGTCACAATGAAGCGCAGGGCGTTGACGAGCAGAATACCGATGCGCCAAGCGATCGCGAGTTGGAAGCGCTCGTGGCGAAGTATGGCTAA
- a CDS encoding phage tail length tape measure family protein — MADNTDDLIISISTDQATLRRSIQRIERDLAGLSGSVQKQFTAVGKSIDNSISSTMQNRINAMVGIGTKASKEWTGALADQGKELERLRAKYNPLFATITQYKAAVAEIKQAHAVGAISANEMALAISKERQAALASTAAIKGRNAALEATPAQRAAGGAGAFQTANIAAQFQDIAVQLQGGSKPLTIALQQGTQLASVFQTMGSGKQIIAGLGAAFASLVSPVSLVTIGLIAAGGAAYQYFTSVGEGGKKSEEALKKEDELIQRVADKWGSVLPELKKYADERQRLLDVKEQKDASLAEADKQWTELRKNIGLTQAKYAEFLQTFNDQAADTAKVGALQKAYKELSDGIANGTATTEQAKAVQAALLALMQETGIKAVGDFAKTFDVLATSIAGARSEADKLKSAPLFNENVDKSRLPTLGTLGPIYSDNGKLLTDPNEIERYRKQQEENRNPTIDTGRGLPVPVPTPTAKPIQLGEEPNKQAETAATKAANAYRDLVKIADDRIGQLQQEIDLLGKYGVDADAARFALDLFQRSEDKGRSLSEQQRKEIEKKVALYKQYSETLSKAKLQQDLLMDARYNSLSKQDQQITTTLRQYGLPEDLNSPEAGQIRKFLNIEDARSDLRSFFGDFKNALLNNGGDIGKAFADAIQNAALNQISKIADRLIDQLINGILGAGSGGGILGNVGARSGAANANFVANTTLGQLIGANDNLGRAPVIPVTRAPLGNIAAYAAAIKSIESGGNYSAMGPVTASGDRAYGAYQVMGANVGPWTRQALGYSLSPSQYLASSSAQDAVFQKIFGGYAGRYGASGAAQAWFGGPGSVGSGGNAADMLGTTGTQYVEKFNSALTRLSGTTDSATGGLRNFNPAVGSATQNLGQFGNGLGQLGNTLQSGATAGGSSGGGGGLFGWLASLFGGVSSGGAASSAFNTRTYADGGHVSGPGGPTSDSIPAMLSNGEFVVNAASARRHRRLLDAINSGSIARFASGGLVGAAGGSRVAGRASSGASGVVVNITNNANAQVTQKSRQTSSGTQIDVLIDEMVADKVSTPGSRSRGAMQSQFGLRGGLARR, encoded by the coding sequence ATGGCTGACAATACCGATGACCTGATTATTTCAATCAGCACTGATCAGGCCACGCTCCGTCGCAGCATCCAGCGCATCGAGCGCGATCTGGCGGGCTTGTCGGGATCGGTGCAGAAGCAGTTCACGGCTGTCGGCAAGTCGATCGACAACTCCATTTCTTCCACAATGCAGAACCGCATCAATGCCATGGTCGGCATTGGAACGAAAGCATCGAAGGAGTGGACTGGAGCGCTCGCCGACCAGGGCAAGGAATTGGAACGGCTCCGCGCCAAGTACAATCCGCTGTTTGCGACGATCACGCAATACAAGGCGGCCGTAGCCGAAATCAAGCAGGCGCACGCCGTCGGTGCAATCTCCGCGAATGAAATGGCGCTCGCGATCAGCAAGGAGCGCCAGGCTGCGCTTGCATCTACAGCAGCCATAAAAGGTCGCAATGCCGCCCTTGAGGCGACTCCTGCGCAGCGAGCTGCTGGTGGCGCCGGCGCATTCCAGACAGCAAACATCGCCGCTCAGTTCCAGGACATTGCGGTTCAGCTTCAGGGCGGCAGCAAGCCGCTGACGATTGCATTGCAGCAGGGCACCCAGCTCGCGTCTGTTTTCCAGACAATGGGTTCTGGCAAGCAGATTATTGCTGGACTCGGCGCGGCGTTCGCTAGCCTAGTTAGCCCGGTCTCGTTGGTCACTATCGGGCTTATCGCGGCCGGTGGCGCTGCCTACCAGTATTTCACATCGGTGGGCGAAGGCGGCAAAAAATCAGAAGAGGCCCTCAAAAAGGAAGACGAGCTGATCCAGCGCGTCGCCGACAAATGGGGCAGTGTCCTTCCAGAGCTCAAGAAATACGCGGACGAGCGTCAGAGACTTCTCGACGTCAAAGAACAAAAAGATGCTTCCCTTGCGGAGGCAGACAAGCAATGGACTGAACTCCGCAAGAATATCGGCCTGACACAGGCAAAATACGCCGAGTTCCTCCAGACCTTCAATGATCAAGCGGCCGACACTGCGAAGGTCGGCGCGCTCCAAAAGGCATATAAAGAACTCAGCGATGGAATCGCCAACGGCACAGCCACAACTGAGCAGGCCAAGGCAGTGCAGGCCGCCCTTCTTGCTCTCATGCAGGAAACGGGCATTAAGGCTGTTGGTGATTTCGCGAAGACATTTGATGTTCTCGCGACTTCGATTGCTGGCGCACGAAGCGAGGCGGACAAGCTAAAAAGCGCGCCGCTGTTCAACGAGAACGTTGATAAGAGCCGCCTTCCGACGCTCGGCACTCTCGGCCCCATATATTCGGACAATGGAAAGCTGCTGACCGATCCAAACGAGATCGAGCGTTATAGGAAGCAGCAGGAGGAAAACCGAAACCCGACGATCGACACTGGTCGCGGGCTCCCCGTTCCAGTTCCGACACCGACGGCAAAGCCGATCCAGCTTGGTGAAGAGCCAAACAAGCAGGCGGAAACGGCTGCGACCAAAGCGGCGAATGCGTATCGCGACCTGGTGAAGATTGCCGATGACCGTATCGGCCAACTGCAGCAGGAGATCGACCTCCTCGGTAAGTACGGCGTCGACGCTGATGCTGCCCGCTTCGCGCTGGACCTATTCCAGCGGTCAGAGGATAAGGGCAGGTCGCTAAGTGAGCAGCAGCGCAAGGAAATCGAAAAGAAGGTTGCGCTCTACAAGCAGTACTCTGAAACGCTGTCGAAGGCAAAGCTGCAGCAGGATTTGCTCATGGACGCGCGATACAACTCGCTGTCCAAGCAAGACCAGCAGATCACAACGACGCTTCGCCAGTACGGCTTGCCGGAGGATTTGAACAGCCCAGAAGCCGGCCAAATCCGCAAGTTTCTGAATATCGAGGACGCGCGATCCGATCTCAGGTCGTTCTTCGGCGACTTCAAAAATGCTCTGCTGAATAACGGGGGCGACATCGGCAAGGCATTTGCTGACGCCATCCAAAACGCCGCGCTAAACCAGATCTCGAAGATTGCCGACCGGCTTATCGATCAGTTGATCAATGGCATTCTCGGCGCTGGATCTGGTGGCGGGATCCTCGGTAACGTCGGAGCCCGCTCTGGCGCCGCCAATGCCAATTTCGTGGCGAACACGACGCTCGGCCAGCTGATCGGAGCCAACGACAATCTCGGCCGGGCGCCAGTTATCCCGGTCACGCGGGCGCCGCTTGGCAACATCGCGGCCTACGCGGCCGCAATCAAGTCCATCGAAAGCGGCGGCAACTATTCGGCCATGGGGCCTGTGACTGCTTCTGGCGACCGCGCATATGGCGCCTACCAGGTGATGGGTGCCAATGTCGGCCCCTGGACGCGGCAGGCGCTTGGCTATTCGCTGTCGCCGTCACAGTACCTTGCATCCTCGTCGGCGCAGGATGCTGTCTTTCAAAAGATCTTCGGCGGCTATGCAGGGCGTTACGGTGCCTCGGGCGCTGCGCAGGCTTGGTTTGGCGGCCCAGGATCGGTGGGCAGCGGCGGCAATGCGGCCGATATGCTTGGCACGACCGGCACGCAATACGTCGAGAAATTCAATAGTGCGTTGACGCGGCTTTCCGGCACGACCGACTCCGCAACCGGCGGACTTCGGAACTTCAACCCAGCTGTTGGCTCTGCGACCCAGAACCTCGGCCAGTTCGGCAACGGCCTTGGCCAGCTAGGCAATACCCTTCAATCTGGCGCAACCGCCGGCGGTTCTTCCGGTGGTGGCGGCGGCTTGTTTGGCTGGCTCGCTAGCCTGTTCGGTGGCGTGAGTTCGGGTGGAGCAGCCTCCTCGGCGTTCAATACCCGCACTTATGCTGATGGCGGCCATGTCTCAGGCCCTGGCGGCCCGACCAGCGATAGCATCCCAGCGATGCTTTCCAACGGCGAGTTTGTCGTGAATGCCGCATCTGCGCGCCGGCATCGAAGGTTGCTGGACGCGATCAATTCCGGCTCCATCGCAAGATTTGCGAGCGGTGGATTGGTCGGGGCCGCCGGCGGTTCTCGTGTTGCCGGCAGGGCGTCATCTGGCGCTTCTGGCGTCGTGGTGAACATCACGAACAACGCAAACGCGCAGGTCACGCAAAAATCGCGACAGACGTCGAGCGGTACGCAAATCGACGTGCTGATAGATGAAATGGTGGCTGACAAGGTCTCAACGCCGGGATCGAGGTCGCGCGGCGCAATGCAATCGCAGTTCGGGCTGCGCGGAGGATTGGCAAGGCGATGA
- a CDS encoding DUF1833 family protein: protein MSRILSPGFLAGIFSQETDEVPICLLTVTHDDLDEPIYISSDPTTRLSDDPLVYGTESRGEQFIFLPFDFTLPDDRSDAPPRVQLTMDNIDRTLVSILRTFTTPPAVKLEIILASDPDMVEITMPVLQMSDATMDDHAISVTLVADALVNEPHPAGQFTPGSFPGLF, encoded by the coding sequence ATGAGCCGTATTCTTTCGCCTGGGTTTCTTGCTGGGATTTTCTCACAGGAGACAGACGAGGTTCCGATCTGCCTCTTGACCGTGACTCACGACGATCTCGACGAGCCGATCTATATCTCCAGCGACCCGACGACGCGCCTGTCAGACGACCCGCTGGTCTATGGCACGGAAAGCCGGGGCGAGCAGTTCATCTTTTTGCCTTTCGACTTCACGCTGCCGGATGATCGCAGCGATGCTCCGCCGCGCGTCCAACTGACGATGGACAACATCGACCGCACTCTGGTCTCTATTCTTCGCACCTTCACCACGCCGCCAGCAGTCAAGTTGGAGATCATCCTCGCGTCGGATCCTGACATGGTCGAGATCACGATGCCGGTGCTGCAGATGTCTGACGCGACGATGGATGACCACGCGATATCGGTCACGTTGGTGGCGGATGCGCTGGTCAACGAGCCGCATCCTGCCGGCCAATTTACGCCAGGATCGTTCCCGGGGCTGTTCTGA
- a CDS encoding C40 family peptidase, whose protein sequence is MERFIGIPYVPHGRDYTGADCWGVLFLYYRDVLGTSVPSYSAEMDAREFHRSAISPLVAEEREKHWHPVDVPKIGDCVLMRAGRHDSHVGVFLGHGLVLHSEGPHPSVIDRIGDMRWRNRISGFYRLNQ, encoded by the coding sequence ATGGAACGCTTCATCGGAATTCCTTACGTGCCCCATGGGCGCGACTACACCGGCGCGGACTGCTGGGGTGTCCTTTTTCTTTATTATCGGGACGTGCTCGGGACATCAGTTCCGTCCTACTCGGCGGAAATGGACGCTCGCGAGTTTCACCGCAGCGCCATCAGCCCACTGGTCGCCGAGGAGCGTGAGAAACACTGGCATCCAGTTGATGTCCCGAAGATTGGCGATTGCGTGCTGATGCGGGCAGGGCGCCACGACAGCCACGTCGGCGTGTTCCTTGGGCATGGCCTCGTGCTCCACAGCGAGGGGCCGCATCCCTCAGTCATCGACCGAATCGGCGACATGCGCTGGCGAAACCGGATTTCCGGATTCTACCGCCTCAACCAATAA
- a CDS encoding host specificity factor TipJ family phage tail protein: MFPVAKPDSLPNTTTLYSIGGAQNQAAQYGAIPEIFGTHRISPPYAAGAYTELVGDDQYLRMLFVVGYGPIAVSDLKIGETAISKFEDVQYQILEDHTVTPPTLYTKPVYQEDVSVVLDAEAGWVQRTTADNIDEISVDVSAPSGIYRYKSSNGNRVNYTVTIEVQYKLSTSSTWLSFGTFDLTSNSPQALRRTLKKTVTRGKYDVRLSKSSSDYSGKDTVSETVYWTAVRGRRNEPVVSFSKPLTLIAMRIKATGQLNGTVNTLNCIASPKIRSWNGVTWSSGQVTRNPADHFRQVLQGNANARPVDGSSIDIVSLQDWHAYCETNGFTFDLVATDQKSVYERLTEIAAAGRAAVTFRDGRWGVVWDIADSPIVQHFTPRNSANFSSVRAYTDLPHGFRVKFINRDNSYLNDERVVYDDGYDEDNATKFEGIDFSGVTDKDLIWKHGRYHLAQLRLQRETYSLDTDFEHLVCTRGDRVRVNHDVVLWGAGAARVRSVTSSPDGVVIDDLLTMQAGKTYSMRFRGADGSSIIRTITGVDGEFNSFQFSDAGDLPAPGDLAMFGENGFESVVLRVKSITARQDLSARLELVDDAPAIMDADKGDIPEFETGIAPVPDYRASAPSGFSYVETVWTTAPATSAIDMAWQAPDAGAAASYIVQYRANGDTQWITTSSVSAPAIRLVDLATGVYDVRIRAVFANGELSDFLTSSFICAIFSSNPADIGDFRVAVNGDIAMLQWTLQADQALSHCEIRFSPAVTGATWQTATQLRTNVVGSQAQVPAMVGTYLIKAVNYAGLMSVNAALVVSTVNPLTAFNAAEALQEDPSFAGTKTNVLAAGGALRLDTEADIFELVDWFSVDDFFLSIGGFVSEGIYDFADIVDLGAVYTSRVSANVNAFGELASLDLFTRTDWYGVPEYFGIASDSLWNVRVEVSSTDDDPSGTPTWRDWAELKTGDVSARAYRFRAKLLSMQADVTPVVETLGVTVDMPDRVIAENDLLVTASGLTVNFSPAYYVLSGISIAAQNMQTGDYYQITSKTAAGFTIIFRNSSGTPVARTFDYVAKGYGYVQ; the protein is encoded by the coding sequence TTGTTTCCGGTCGCCAAGCCAGATTCCCTCCCGAACACGACCACGCTTTATTCGATCGGCGGGGCGCAGAACCAGGCGGCGCAATATGGCGCGATCCCGGAGATCTTCGGCACGCACCGGATCTCGCCGCCATACGCTGCCGGCGCGTATACGGAACTGGTCGGAGACGATCAGTATCTGCGTATGCTGTTTGTGGTCGGCTATGGTCCGATCGCCGTGTCAGACCTGAAGATCGGCGAGACCGCGATCTCGAAATTCGAGGATGTCCAATACCAGATCCTCGAGGACCATACGGTTACGCCGCCAACGCTTTACACGAAGCCGGTTTATCAGGAGGACGTCTCTGTCGTTCTGGATGCCGAGGCGGGTTGGGTGCAGCGCACGACAGCAGACAACATTGATGAGATCTCTGTGGATGTTAGCGCGCCGAGCGGCATCTATCGGTACAAGTCATCCAACGGCAATCGCGTCAACTATACCGTTACCATCGAAGTTCAATACAAGCTTTCGACCAGTAGCACATGGCTCTCCTTCGGCACCTTCGACCTGACGTCGAACTCGCCCCAGGCATTGCGCCGGACGCTGAAGAAGACGGTCACCCGCGGCAAGTATGATGTCCGGCTGAGCAAATCGTCTTCCGATTACAGCGGCAAGGACACCGTTTCCGAGACCGTCTATTGGACTGCCGTGCGGGGCCGGCGCAATGAGCCGGTGGTCAGCTTCTCGAAGCCTCTGACGTTGATCGCGATGCGGATCAAGGCGACCGGTCAGCTCAACGGCACTGTCAACACACTGAACTGCATCGCCAGCCCGAAAATCCGGTCATGGAATGGTGTTACCTGGTCATCCGGGCAGGTAACTCGCAACCCAGCCGATCACTTCCGGCAGGTGTTGCAGGGCAATGCGAACGCGCGACCCGTCGACGGGAGCTCGATAGACATCGTCAGCCTGCAAGACTGGCATGCGTACTGCGAGACGAACGGCTTCACCTTCGATCTTGTGGCGACCGACCAGAAATCTGTCTACGAACGATTGACGGAAATCGCGGCCGCCGGCCGAGCTGCGGTCACTTTCCGCGACGGGCGGTGGGGAGTTGTCTGGGATATAGCCGACTCGCCGATCGTGCAGCATTTCACGCCACGGAACTCCGCCAACTTCTCTTCGGTGCGGGCCTACACGGATCTGCCGCACGGCTTCCGCGTCAAGTTCATCAACCGCGACAACAGCTACCTGAACGATGAGCGGGTTGTCTATGACGACGGATATGACGAGGACAACGCCACCAAGTTCGAAGGGATCGATTTCTCCGGCGTTACGGACAAGGATTTGATCTGGAAACACGGGCGCTATCACCTGGCGCAGCTTCGGCTGCAACGGGAGACCTATTCGCTCGACACAGACTTTGAACATCTGGTCTGCACCAGGGGCGACCGTGTCCGCGTAAACCATGATGTCGTGCTCTGGGGCGCGGGTGCGGCGCGGGTGCGGTCAGTCACATCCTCGCCCGATGGCGTTGTGATTGACGATCTGCTGACGATGCAGGCCGGCAAGACCTATTCGATGCGCTTTCGCGGCGCTGATGGCTCGTCTATCATCAGAACGATTACAGGCGTCGACGGCGAGTTCAACTCGTTCCAGTTTTCAGATGCCGGTGATTTGCCGGCGCCAGGCGATCTCGCGATGTTTGGCGAGAATGGATTTGAAAGCGTCGTTCTGCGCGTCAAGAGCATCACGGCGAGGCAAGATCTTTCTGCGCGTCTGGAACTCGTCGATGACGCGCCGGCCATCATGGACGCAGATAAAGGGGACATCCCTGAGTTCGAAACGGGCATTGCCCCGGTTCCGGATTATCGGGCCTCGGCGCCGAGCGGATTCTCTTATGTCGAGACGGTCTGGACGACTGCGCCGGCTACGTCAGCGATCGATATGGCGTGGCAGGCGCCGGACGCGGGAGCTGCTGCATCTTACATCGTGCAATATCGAGCCAACGGCGATACGCAGTGGATCACGACATCGAGCGTTAGCGCGCCGGCAATCCGCCTCGTCGATCTCGCGACGGGTGTCTATGACGTCCGCATAAGGGCGGTTTTTGCCAATGGCGAGTTGTCGGACTTTCTCACTTCGTCGTTCATCTGCGCGATCTTCTCCTCCAATCCGGCGGACATCGGAGATTTCCGTGTCGCGGTCAACGGCGACATCGCGATGCTGCAGTGGACGCTGCAGGCCGACCAAGCGCTCTCCCATTGCGAGATCAGGTTCTCGCCGGCTGTAACTGGCGCCACATGGCAGACGGCAACGCAGCTCCGCACAAACGTCGTGGGCTCGCAAGCGCAGGTCCCGGCGATGGTCGGGACTTATCTGATCAAGGCCGTGAACTATGCCGGGCTGATGTCGGTGAACGCGGCGCTCGTCGTCAGCACGGTCAATCCGCTGACAGCTTTCAACGCGGCCGAGGCGCTGCAGGAAGATCCGAGCTTCGCCGGAACCAAGACGAATGTCTTGGCGGCCGGCGGTGCGCTGCGGCTCGACACCGAGGCCGATATCTTCGAACTTGTTGATTGGTTCTCGGTCGACGATTTCTTCCTGTCGATCGGCGGCTTTGTCAGCGAAGGGATTTACGACTTTGCGGACATCGTCGATCTCGGCGCCGTCTACACGTCTCGTGTCTCGGCAAACGTCAACGCCTTTGGTGAGTTGGCAAGTCTGGACCTTTTTACGCGAACGGACTGGTACGGTGTGCCCGAGTACTTCGGCATTGCCTCAGATTCACTGTGGAACGTTCGCGTCGAGGTCTCTTCGACCGACGATGACCCATCGGGAACGCCAACGTGGAGAGACTGGGCGGAGCTAAAAACGGGCGACGTGTCGGCTCGGGCCTACCGGTTCCGCGCTAAGCTCTTGTCGATGCAGGCCGATGTGACGCCTGTGGTCGAGACGCTAGGTGTCACCGTCGACATGCCGGATAGAGTCATCGCTGAGAACGATCTGCTGGTAACCGCCTCCGGTCTCACCGTCAACTTCTCACCCGCCTATTACGTGCTGAGCGGCATTTCGATTGCCGCGCAAAACATGCAGACCGGCGACTACTACCAAATCACCAGCAAGACCGCGGCTGGTTTCACGATCATCTTCCGCAATTCATCTGGGACGCCAGTCGCGCGGACCTTTGACTACGTGGCGAAAGGGTATGGATACGTCCAATGA
- a CDS encoding DUF7338 family protein yields MILRYLAYFPINLAFVLLSYLLAPALAGLSLLTGPRLPGVLQWFSTLDADLDGGVTQRVRGYRAGLRGWRLWWQRTCWICRNPAHGWQSTVLGMPAAGSSIVQARLSLDPNQQLYLMKTAAGVPFFCFKRDQPLAAGFYVKLWFGWVNRAYDGRNHHYSFQIGLKRV; encoded by the coding sequence ATGATCCTTCGCTACCTGGCCTATTTCCCGATCAATCTCGCGTTCGTGCTGCTGTCCTATCTTTTGGCGCCGGCACTTGCTGGGTTGTCACTTCTGACCGGCCCACGCCTGCCTGGTGTGCTGCAGTGGTTCTCAACGCTCGATGCCGATCTCGACGGTGGCGTAACGCAGCGGGTGAGGGGATACAGAGCCGGTCTCCGCGGCTGGCGCCTCTGGTGGCAACGCACATGTTGGATCTGTCGAAACCCGGCCCACGGCTGGCAATCGACAGTGCTCGGCATGCCTGCGGCCGGGTCTTCCATTGTCCAAGCGCGGCTCAGCCTGGATCCAAACCAGCAGCTTTATCTGATGAAGACGGCGGCTGGCGTTCCGTTCTTCTGCTTCAAGCGTGACCAGCCGCTCGCCGCCGGCTTCTACGTCAAGCTGTGGTTCGGCTGGGTTAACCGGGCCTACGACGGTCGGAACCACCACTACAGTTTCCAGATCGGCCTCAAGCGGGTCTAA
- a CDS encoding lysozyme, which translates to MLADIILNLVPVVSDYLPWWLTLALLGGAWVARLCSSKTRRHQLPINKIVATKRGKAAIAAAMFAAVLAGGQSYFAEPERPAAVILAMESLIKPWEGLVLKSHWDPFAKIWDICHGETLIDGKPVKPGMSFTAAECEAILEARVKRDYYEPLTKRIKGFTRFPIGVQAAMISGAYNFGVSGMVNSTAARLAVQGRYREACEAQTAWNKAGGRVVQGLVKRREMGDAQRAGEAEICVSGLSQ; encoded by the coding sequence ATGCTTGCCGACATCATCCTCAACCTCGTGCCGGTCGTCTCCGATTACCTGCCGTGGTGGCTGACGCTCGCGCTGCTCGGAGGCGCATGGGTCGCGCGCCTGTGCTCATCCAAAACAAGGAGGCACCAGTTGCCAATCAATAAGATTGTCGCGACGAAGCGCGGCAAGGCTGCCATTGCGGCAGCCATGTTCGCGGCCGTGCTGGCTGGCGGCCAGTCGTATTTCGCCGAGCCTGAGAGACCGGCCGCGGTCATTCTCGCCATGGAGTCGCTGATCAAGCCGTGGGAGGGCCTGGTGCTGAAATCGCACTGGGATCCTTTTGCGAAGATATGGGACATCTGCCACGGCGAGACGCTGATCGACGGCAAGCCGGTCAAGCCCGGCATGAGCTTCACGGCCGCCGAATGCGAAGCCATCCTCGAGGCGCGCGTCAAGCGTGATTACTACGAGCCGCTGACGAAGCGGATCAAAGGCTTCACGCGCTTCCCGATCGGCGTGCAGGCCGCGATGATTTCCGGCGCCTATAACTTCGGTGTGTCCGGCATGGTCAACTCGACCGCGGCGCGGCTGGCAGTGCAGGGACGCTATCGCGAGGCATGCGAGGCCCAGACGGCTTGGAACAAGGCCGGCGGCCGTGTCGTGCAGGGCCTGGTGAAGCGCCGCGAGATGGGCGACGCCCAGCGCGCAGGCGAGGCTGAAATCTGCGTATCGGGGCTGTCGCAATGA
- a CDS encoding anaerobic dehydrogenase — MTARCLGPVDLGDKALTQEQAEKLWTEDRYRLLYCIRKHLALRDFYADRDGRLERKP, encoded by the coding sequence TTGACGGCTCGTTGTCTCGGGCCGGTCGACTTGGGCGACAAGGCGTTGACGCAGGAACAGGCCGAAAAGCTATGGACCGAGGATCGCTATAGGCTCCTGTATTGTATTCGCAAACACCTGGCGCTGCGCGACTTCTATGCCGACCGCGACGGCAGGCTGGAGCGCAAGCCATGA